The following are from one region of the Stanieria sp. NIES-3757 genome:
- a CDS encoding heat shock protein DnaJ domain protein, which produces MSHHLEPYYKVLGLELGASLEEINKAYKTLAFVWHPDRFPQENQELIRSAAEKLKEINHARDLLRSFHRQNPQPYSQPKPQPRTYHQTHQQPKPQSKAYHQTYQQPKSQSKAYNQTQQQSKQSYSYNPRAYSSYSTKKENVRSQSESVNSYYRPYYQDLKGADLSRANLKEKDFSGRNLSGANLQGADLSDSFLHKVNLEEANLQGANLFRANLLKANLKKANLRDTNLIGADFSGADLSGADLTGAKMGSGQKIMVKLTGTILKGTIFPDGSIHP; this is translated from the coding sequence GTGAGCCATCATTTAGAGCCGTACTACAAAGTCCTAGGACTAGAATTAGGAGCATCCCTCGAAGAGATCAACAAAGCTTACAAAACTTTAGCATTTGTTTGGCATCCAGATCGCTTTCCTCAAGAAAATCAAGAGTTGATTCGTTCAGCAGCGGAAAAATTAAAAGAAATTAATCACGCTCGCGATTTGTTGCGTTCATTTCATCGTCAAAATCCTCAGCCTTATTCTCAACCAAAACCCCAACCGAGAACTTATCATCAGACTCACCAGCAACCAAAACCCCAATCAAAAGCTTATCATCAGACTTATCAACAACCTAAATCCCAATCAAAGGCTTATAATCAGACTCAGCAGCAATCAAAACAGTCTTACTCTTATAATCCACGCGCTTATTCTAGTTATTCTACTAAGAAAGAAAATGTTCGTTCTCAATCCGAGTCAGTTAATTCATACTACAGACCGTATTATCAAGACTTAAAAGGAGCGGATCTGAGTCGAGCTAATTTGAAAGAAAAAGACTTTTCTGGCAGAAATTTAAGTGGTGCTAATCTCCAAGGTGCCGATTTGAGCGATAGTTTTTTACATAAAGTCAATTTAGAAGAAGCGAATTTACAAGGAGCAAATCTTTTCAGAGCTAATTTATTAAAAGCCAATTTGAAAAAAGCAAATTTACGAGATACCAATTTAATTGGTGCAGACTTTAGTGGCGCAGACTTGAGTGGTGCTGATTTGACTGGTGCCAAAATGGGAAGTGGTCAAAAAATTATGGTTAAATTAACTGGAACTATTTTGAAAGGAACAATTTTTCCTGATGGCTCGATTCATCCTTAG
- a CDS encoding mannose-1-phosphate guanyltransferase, giving the protein MKAMILAAGKGTRVRPITYTIPKPLIPILQKPVMEFLLELLRQHGFDQIMVNVSHLANEIESYFRDGQRFGVDIGYSFEGRIVDGKLVGEALGSAGGLRKIQDFNTFFDDTFIVLCGDALIDLDLTTAVKWHRAKGAIATIITKSVPKEEVSSYGVVVTDDEGRIKSFQEKPSVEEALSTEINSGIYIFEPEIFNYIPPQQKYDIGGDLFPKLVAMGAPFYAVSMDFEWVDIGKVPDYWQAIRGVLNREIKNVQIPGTEVLPGIYTGLNVAVNWDKVNIQGPVYIGSMTKIEDGATIIGPTMIGPNCWICSGATVDNSVIFEYSRLGTGVRLVDKLVFGRYCVDKTGAAIDVQAAALDWLITDSRQIPPEQELTEHQVIKDLLQKEI; this is encoded by the coding sequence ATGAAAGCCATGATTTTGGCTGCTGGTAAAGGCACTCGCGTACGTCCGATCACATATACCATTCCTAAGCCCCTGATTCCAATTCTACAAAAGCCCGTCATGGAGTTTTTGTTAGAACTACTAAGGCAGCATGGTTTTGACCAAATTATGGTGAACGTTAGTCATTTGGCTAATGAAATTGAAAGCTATTTTCGTGACGGTCAACGTTTTGGAGTTGATATTGGCTATTCCTTTGAAGGAAGAATTGTTGATGGTAAATTAGTCGGTGAAGCTCTTGGTTCTGCTGGTGGTCTGAGAAAAATTCAGGATTTTAATACTTTCTTTGATGATACTTTTATTGTACTTTGCGGTGACGCTCTCATTGATTTAGATTTAACCACAGCAGTTAAATGGCATAGAGCCAAAGGTGCGATCGCAACAATTATAACTAAGTCTGTACCGAAAGAAGAAGTCTCAAGCTATGGAGTCGTAGTTACCGACGATGAAGGAAGAATTAAATCTTTCCAAGAAAAACCTTCCGTAGAAGAAGCATTAAGTACCGAAATTAATTCAGGTATTTATATCTTTGAACCAGAAATTTTTAACTATATTCCTCCCCAACAAAAATACGATATCGGTGGCGATTTATTCCCCAAATTAGTTGCCATGGGTGCGCCTTTTTATGCGGTATCGATGGATTTTGAGTGGGTTGATATTGGTAAAGTTCCTGATTATTGGCAAGCTATTCGTGGTGTTCTCAATAGAGAAATTAAAAATGTTCAAATTCCTGGGACAGAAGTGTTACCCGGTATTTATACAGGTTTAAATGTGGCGGTTAACTGGGATAAGGTCAATATTCAAGGGCCTGTCTACATCGGTAGCATGACTAAAATTGAAGATGGAGCAACCATTATTGGTCCAACTATGATCGGTCCTAATTGTTGGATTTGTAGCGGAGCAACAGTAGATAATAGTGTTATCTTTGAATATTCTCGTCTTGGTACAGGAGTACGTCTAGTAGATAAATTGGTTTTTGGACGATATTGTGTTGATAAAACTGGAGCAGCAATTGATGTCCAAGCAGCAGCTTTAGATTGGTTGATTACCGATTCTCGTCAAATTCCTCCCGAACAAGAATTAACCGAACATCAAGTCATTAAGGATTTGTTGCAAAAAGAAATTTAA
- a CDS encoding chromosome segregation and condensation protein ScpA translates to MAITPAHEAIAKIIELAENGEINPWDVPVIDIIDRFLGELGLNDSLDANQVEANLPQSGQAFVWASMLVLLKAETLQLLQEPELEILESLEEEEFALAPTNRRLPLNLEDHLKRRSAAAPVRTRRVTLQELIEQLEHIAAELEAVAVAPNATPRRSSRSRQEAMRAIAQLAHNENLTELAIQLEQFLYRNLPQLFPQQNYIDWEQLVHCWQNSDRPQETNSHENHPTSERAGIFWALLLLSSQSKVELSQQEFYQDLSIRPLNA, encoded by the coding sequence ATGGCTATCACCCCTGCTCACGAAGCGATCGCAAAAATTATTGAATTGGCGGAAAATGGAGAAATTAATCCGTGGGATGTTCCTGTAATTGATATTATTGACCGTTTTTTAGGAGAATTAGGTCTGAACGATTCCCTTGATGCTAACCAAGTCGAAGCAAATTTACCTCAATCTGGTCAAGCCTTTGTTTGGGCATCGATGTTAGTTTTACTCAAAGCGGAAACTCTACAATTATTGCAAGAACCAGAGTTAGAGATTCTAGAAAGTTTGGAGGAAGAAGAATTTGCTTTAGCACCAACTAATCGTCGTCTACCTCTTAATTTAGAAGATCATCTCAAACGACGTTCTGCTGCTGCCCCAGTTCGGACTCGCCGTGTTACTTTACAAGAATTAATCGAACAACTAGAACACATTGCTGCCGAACTAGAAGCTGTCGCTGTTGCTCCTAATGCTACGCCCCGTCGCTCTTCTCGTTCCCGTCAAGAGGCAATGCGTGCGATCGCACAATTAGCTCACAATGAAAATTTAACTGAATTGGCAATTCAACTCGAACAATTCCTGTATCGTAATTTACCGCAATTATTTCCTCAACAAAATTATATTGATTGGGAACAACTTGTACACTGCTGGCAAAATAGCGATCGCCCACAGGAAACTAACTCTCATGAAAATCATCCTACTTCAGAACGAGCGGGGATTTTTTGGGCTTTATTATTACTTTCTTCTCAATCTAAAGTAGAGTTATCTCAGCAAGAATTTTATCAGGATTTAAGTATTAGACCACTAAATGCTTAA
- a CDS encoding DNA polymerase III, delta prime subunit, with the protein MNPFANLIGQSQAVDLLQRAIQLKRIAPAYLFVGADGIGKSMAAANFAQLLLSLDVPEHKQNLLPKRIQNRNHPDLLWIEPTYLEKGELITNQEALTRGLKRKSPPQIRIEQIRSITEFLSRPPLEAQRLLVVIESAQTIGEGAANALLKTLEEPGKATIVMIAVNPDSLLPTLVSRCQCVPFARLSTSNLQKILQQQGYQEILEHPEILALAQGSPGNAIAAWQQWQAISPELRQQLKKLPNHPLEALNLARAIDRELDTQAQIWLVDYLQYYYWHHQLRPELVKQWEKARQYLLNYVQPRLVWECIFLQLANQN; encoded by the coding sequence ATGAATCCTTTTGCTAATTTAATTGGTCAATCTCAAGCTGTAGACTTACTGCAACGAGCAATTCAACTGAAACGCATTGCACCTGCTTATTTATTTGTCGGTGCGGATGGGATTGGTAAAAGTATGGCTGCTGCAAATTTTGCTCAATTATTGCTCAGTTTAGACGTACCAGAACACAAACAAAATTTACTACCAAAGCGAATTCAAAATCGTAATCATCCCGATTTGTTATGGATAGAACCTACTTATTTAGAAAAAGGAGAATTAATTACCAATCAAGAAGCTTTAACCAGAGGATTAAAGAGAAAAAGCCCGCCTCAAATTCGGATTGAGCAAATTCGGTCGATTACCGAGTTTTTAAGTCGTCCGCCTCTGGAAGCTCAACGTTTATTAGTGGTGATTGAATCGGCTCAAACTATTGGAGAAGGAGCAGCCAATGCTTTGTTAAAAACCTTAGAAGAGCCTGGAAAAGCTACTATTGTGATGATCGCCGTCAATCCAGACTCTTTATTACCTACCTTAGTTTCTCGTTGTCAGTGCGTTCCTTTTGCGCGCCTATCAACCAGTAATTTACAAAAAATTCTGCAACAACAAGGCTATCAAGAGATTTTAGAACATCCAGAAATTTTAGCCTTAGCACAAGGAAGCCCAGGAAATGCGATCGCAGCTTGGCAGCAATGGCAAGCAATTTCTCCCGAGTTACGTCAGCAACTCAAAAAACTTCCTAATCATCCTCTAGAAGCATTAAATTTAGCTCGCGCAATCGACCGAGAATTAGATACTCAAGCTCAGATTTGGTTAGTAGATTATTTACAATATTATTATTGGCATCATCAACTTAGACCAGAATTAGTTAAACAATGGGAAAAAGCTCGTCAATATTTGCTTAATTATGTTCAACCCCGTCTAGTTTGGGAATGTATTTTTTTACAATTAGCTAATCAAAATTAA
- a CDS encoding similar to N-acetylglucosamine 6-sulfatase — protein MQLNTQPQLIRFLLLSLTVCLLITTINFPVYPNLAVERPPNILFILTDDLDTASLEYMPQVKSLLMDGGSSFSNYFVNNSLCCPSRATILRGQYAHNTGILTNNKADGSFVVFHKRNLEESTIATWLKRKGYRTAFIGKYLNLYPYTSKMNYVPPGWDEWDSPVHGSAYVQYDYTVNENGKLVHYGNQPEDYGTDVYTNKAKQFLTQAAKSKQPFFLFLSYYAPHQPATPAPRHQELFSDAQVPRTQAFNETDVSDKPQYLNELPLLDQEQQQKIDYLYQKRLRSLQAVDEGLVTLYNTLKATNQLDNTYIFFSSDNGFHLGQHRLPPGKETAYEEDIHLPLLVRGPHVPAGKVIESIAGNVDLAPTWADLAGAPIPDFVDGRSLASLFELKLNSTSPLNFYRGKLRSLFPHGWRQVFLVEHWVNPHVTPIIPQYSGLRGSDYTYIEYVNGEQELYDLRQDPEQLHNLAQQTNPKLLAHYAQLLRQLRNCQGKGCRVAESRKLIDFNSLTGKY, from the coding sequence GTGCAACTAAATACACAACCGCAATTAATTCGATTTCTTTTGCTGAGTCTAACTGTTTGTTTGCTGATAACTACAATTAATTTTCCTGTTTATCCTAATCTAGCGGTAGAGCGTCCTCCCAACATTTTATTTATTCTGACTGACGATCTTGATACAGCTTCTTTAGAATATATGCCTCAAGTAAAATCTTTACTGATGGATGGAGGTTCTAGTTTTAGTAATTATTTTGTTAATAATTCCCTTTGTTGCCCCTCAAGAGCCACCATACTAAGGGGTCAATATGCCCATAACACTGGTATTTTAACTAATAATAAGGCAGATGGTAGTTTTGTGGTCTTTCACAAACGGAATTTGGAAGAGTCTACCATTGCTACTTGGTTAAAGCGAAAAGGTTATCGTACTGCTTTTATTGGTAAGTATCTCAACCTTTATCCTTATACTTCAAAGATGAACTATGTGCCTCCTGGTTGGGATGAGTGGGATAGCCCAGTTCATGGTAGTGCGTATGTGCAATATGACTATACCGTAAATGAAAATGGCAAATTAGTTCATTATGGTAATCAACCAGAAGATTATGGCACTGATGTCTATACAAATAAAGCCAAACAATTTCTCACTCAAGCAGCTAAAAGCAAGCAACCTTTTTTTCTGTTTCTTTCTTATTATGCGCCACATCAACCAGCAACCCCTGCACCACGTCATCAAGAGCTTTTTTCTGATGCTCAAGTACCACGTACACAAGCTTTTAACGAAACAGATGTTAGTGATAAACCTCAGTATTTGAACGAATTGCCTCTTCTAGATCAAGAACAACAACAAAAGATTGATTATCTCTATCAAAAACGCTTGCGATCGCTCCAGGCGGTAGATGAAGGTTTAGTTACTCTTTACAATACCCTTAAAGCTACTAATCAGCTAGATAATACTTATATCTTTTTTAGTTCAGATAATGGTTTTCATCTCGGTCAACATCGTTTACCACCAGGAAAGGAAACTGCTTATGAAGAAGATATTCACTTACCTTTGTTAGTGAGAGGACCTCATGTTCCTGCTGGGAAAGTTATTGAATCAATAGCTGGCAATGTTGACTTAGCCCCAACTTGGGCAGATTTAGCAGGCGCGCCTATTCCCGATTTTGTTGATGGTCGTTCTTTAGCTTCTTTGTTTGAACTTAAATTAAATTCGACATCGCCTCTTAACTTTTACAGAGGCAAATTGCGGTCGCTTTTTCCTCATGGTTGGCGACAGGTTTTTCTGGTAGAACACTGGGTTAATCCTCACGTCACACCGATCATTCCCCAATATAGTGGTCTTCGTGGTTCTGATTACACCTATATTGAATATGTTAATGGCGAACAAGAACTTTATGATCTTAGACAAGACCCCGAACAATTGCATAATTTGGCTCAACAAACTAATCCGAAACTGCTCGCTCACTATGCCCAACTTTTGCGTCAATTACGAAACTGTCAAGGAAAAGGCTGTCGAGTAGCAGAGTCTAGAAAGTTGATTGATTTTAACTCGTTGACGGGGAAGTATTAA
- a CDS encoding aspartate kinase has product MALVVQKYGGTSVGSVERIKAVAQRVHQTVQKGNSLVVVVSAMGKTTDTLVNLAREISTNPCRREMDMLLSTGEQVSIALLSMALQELGQPAVSLTGAQVGIVTEAEHSRARILQIKTERVQRHLDAGEVVVVAGFQGISQSQDLEITTLGRGGSDTSAVALAASLKANRCEIYTDVPGILTTDPRLVPQAQLMDEITADEMLELASLGAKVLHPRAVEIARNYGVPLVVLSSWSDAPGTRVISPLPQPRSLEGLELTKAVDAVELDTDQAKVALLRVPDRPGVAASLFGEISRQNVDVDLIIQSIHEGNSNDIAFTVVKKLLTKAEAVAEAISPSLRSQPKATDEAEVMVDSTIAKVAISGAGMIGRPGIAAKMFKTLADAGINLLMISTSEVKVSCVIDESDCDRALAALCQAFEIDNSPLSLPQNNSPTPQPAVRGVALDQNQARLAIRHVPDRPGMAAKIFGLLAEKNISVDMIIQSQRCRIVQGLPTRDIAFTLTQADAEEAGRLLEKLAKETGCGEVSIDPAIAKISIVGAGMIGQPGVAAKFFAALAKEKINIQMITTSEIKISCVVAESEGVKALKVVHDAFNLAGENQIEVPA; this is encoded by the coding sequence ATGGCATTAGTTGTCCAAAAATATGGAGGTACTTCGGTCGGTTCGGTCGAACGAATTAAAGCGGTAGCGCAACGAGTACATCAAACTGTTCAAAAGGGTAACAGCTTAGTGGTAGTTGTCTCGGCAATGGGAAAAACCACCGATACTTTAGTTAATTTAGCCAGAGAGATTTCTACCAATCCCTGTCGTCGTGAAATGGATATGTTGTTATCGACTGGGGAACAAGTTTCGATCGCTCTTTTGAGTATGGCATTACAGGAGTTAGGACAACCAGCCGTTTCCCTGACTGGCGCACAGGTTGGAATTGTCACGGAAGCTGAACATAGTCGTGCCAGAATTTTACAAATTAAAACCGAACGGGTACAACGTCATCTCGATGCAGGTGAAGTTGTGGTAGTGGCAGGATTTCAAGGGATTAGTCAGAGTCAAGATTTAGAAATTACTACTTTGGGTAGGGGTGGTTCGGATACTTCAGCAGTGGCTTTAGCTGCTTCTTTAAAAGCAAATCGCTGTGAGATTTATACTGATGTACCAGGTATTCTGACTACCGATCCTCGACTTGTTCCTCAAGCGCAATTGATGGATGAAATTACTGCCGATGAAATGTTAGAGTTGGCAAGTTTGGGTGCAAAAGTATTGCATCCTCGTGCGGTGGAAATTGCTCGTAATTACGGCGTTCCTTTAGTCGTACTATCGAGTTGGAGTGATGCACCAGGTACGAGAGTTATTTCTCCTTTACCTCAACCTCGTTCTTTAGAAGGGTTAGAACTGACCAAAGCAGTAGACGCAGTAGAGTTAGATACCGATCAAGCCAAAGTAGCTTTACTTAGAGTACCAGACCGTCCAGGAGTAGCTGCTAGCTTGTTTGGAGAAATTTCTCGTCAGAATGTTGATGTCGATCTGATCATTCAATCGATCCACGAAGGCAATAGTAACGATATTGCTTTTACTGTCGTTAAAAAACTCTTAACTAAAGCCGAAGCTGTAGCAGAAGCGATTTCTCCTTCTCTTCGTTCTCAACCAAAGGCAACCGACGAAGCCGAAGTAATGGTAGATTCAACCATTGCCAAAGTCGCTATTTCTGGGGCGGGAATGATCGGTCGTCCTGGTATTGCTGCGAAGATGTTCAAAACCCTAGCCGATGCAGGAATCAATCTATTAATGATTTCTACTTCAGAAGTCAAAGTCAGTTGTGTAATTGATGAAAGCGATTGCGATCGCGCTTTGGCTGCTTTGTGTCAAGCTTTTGAAATTGATAATTCTCCTTTATCTCTACCTCAAAACAATTCCCCTACTCCCCAACCAGCCGTTCGAGGAGTAGCTTTAGACCAAAATCAAGCCCGTTTAGCCATTCGTCATGTTCCGGATCGTCCTGGTATGGCAGCCAAAATCTTTGGTTTACTTGCTGAGAAAAATATCAGTGTCGATATGATTATTCAATCTCAACGTTGTCGGATCGTGCAGGGTCTGCCTACTCGCGATATTGCCTTTACTCTAACCCAAGCAGACGCAGAAGAAGCCGGTCGGCTTTTAGAAAAATTAGCTAAGGAAACTGGTTGCGGTGAAGTTTCTATCGACCCTGCGATCGCAAAAATTAGTATTGTCGGTGCAGGAATGATCGGACAACCAGGTGTAGCAGCCAAATTCTTTGCAGCCTTAGCCAAAGAAAAAATTAATATTCAAATGATTACTACTTCAGAAATCAAGATTAGTTGTGTGGTTGCCGAGTCAGAAGGAGTTAAAGCTTTAAAAGTGGTTCATGATGCTTTCAATCTGGCAGGAGAAAATCAAATCGAAGTTCCTGCTTAA